One genomic region from Haloprofundus salinisoli encodes:
- the pstC gene encoding phosphate ABC transporter permease subunit PstC: MSQETNTPDFVGQSGIRSAREQSIKWLLFGCAALSVAVTAAIVATLLFDAIDFFLEVSPVGFFLGTEWSPTIKEEFGVLPLVAGTLFVTALSALIAIPVGVASATYLSEYASPQTRSIIKPALEILAGIPTVVYGYFALVYLTPALEWLGLPLSTFNALSASIMIGIMIIPMVSSLSEDAMSAVPDSLRQAGYGIGATKLEVSTGIVIPAAASGIFSSFILALSRAIGETMIVVVAAGMRPRLVPSPFESLEVMTAAMVQLVTTDIAGGSTAYRAMFAIGITLFTITFAMNLASSFVASRYREEYQ; encoded by the coding sequence ATGAGCCAGGAAACCAACACTCCCGACTTCGTCGGACAGTCGGGCATCCGCTCCGCGCGGGAGCAAAGCATCAAGTGGCTGTTGTTCGGTTGTGCGGCGCTTTCGGTCGCGGTCACGGCCGCTATCGTCGCGACGCTCCTGTTCGACGCGATCGATTTCTTCCTCGAAGTATCGCCGGTGGGATTCTTCCTTGGGACCGAGTGGAGTCCGACCATCAAAGAGGAGTTCGGCGTTCTTCCGCTGGTCGCCGGGACGCTGTTCGTCACCGCCCTGTCCGCGCTGATCGCGATTCCCGTCGGCGTCGCCTCCGCGACGTACCTGAGCGAGTACGCGAGCCCCCAAACGCGATCGATAATCAAGCCCGCACTCGAAATCCTGGCTGGCATTCCGACCGTCGTCTACGGGTACTTCGCACTCGTCTACCTCACTCCCGCGCTCGAGTGGCTCGGACTCCCGCTGAGCACGTTCAACGCCCTCAGCGCGTCCATCATGATCGGAATCATGATTATCCCGATGGTTTCGAGTCTGAGCGAGGACGCGATGAGCGCCGTCCCCGACTCGCTCCGACAGGCCGGGTACGGCATCGGGGCGACGAAACTGGAGGTTTCGACCGGCATCGTCATTCCAGCGGCGGCGTCCGGCATCTTCTCCTCGTTCATTCTCGCGCTCTCGCGGGCCATCGGGGAGACGATGATCGTCGTCGTCGCCGCCGGGATGCGACCCCGGCTCGTCCCGAGTCCGTTCGAGTCGCTCGAAGTGATGACCGCCGCGATGGTCCAACTCGTGACGACGGACATCGCGGGGGGTTCGACCGCCTACAGGGCGATGTTCGCCATCGGCATCACGCTGTTCACTATCACGTTCGCAATGAATCTCGCCAGTTCGTTCGTCGCGTCTCGGTACCGGGAGGAGTACCAATGA
- a CDS encoding PstS family phosphate ABC transporter substrate-binding protein: MTQQTSKGTDGVSRRKFIIGAGAAGVAGLAGCTGNPGSDDNSGGNGGGSNNGGSGNGSDNGGSNGSGNLSGEVIIKGSSTVYPVSEAMAEEFMKEHDVNVSVDSTGSGGGFQNHFCPGNADINGASRPIKDSEVQLCNDNGVEPIEFQVASDALTVAVNNNADWVDCLSFEQLSQIWRPDGAQKWSDINSDWPDEEFELYGPASSSGTFDWFIDNVIQDADAMRDDYEPTEDDNRIIQGIQGSEYAMGFFGFAYYEENKNNVKAVQIKENADGQCTEPSLENAKSGDYPMARPLFIYASQSSLEEKEQVYAFTEYYLEQAETDLVSQIGYVPSSQQLRDENLSKLEQYSGN; the protein is encoded by the coding sequence ATGACGCAGCAGACGTCGAAGGGGACGGACGGCGTATCACGGCGCAAATTCATTATCGGTGCAGGCGCGGCCGGTGTCGCCGGTCTCGCGGGCTGTACTGGCAATCCCGGTTCGGATGACAACTCCGGTGGAAACGGTGGTGGCTCCAACAACGGCGGGTCCGGTAACGGGTCCGACAACGGTGGCTCCAACGGCTCCGGGAATCTCTCGGGCGAAGTCATCATCAAGGGAAGCAGTACCGTCTACCCCGTCTCCGAGGCGATGGCCGAGGAGTTCATGAAGGAACACGACGTGAACGTCTCTGTCGACTCGACCGGCAGCGGTGGCGGGTTCCAGAACCACTTCTGCCCCGGCAACGCCGACATCAACGGCGCATCGCGTCCGATTAAGGACAGCGAGGTGCAGCTCTGCAACGACAACGGCGTCGAACCCATCGAGTTCCAGGTCGCGAGCGACGCGCTCACCGTCGCAGTCAACAACAACGCCGACTGGGTCGACTGCCTGAGCTTCGAGCAGCTCTCGCAGATTTGGCGTCCCGACGGCGCGCAGAAGTGGAGTGACATCAACTCCGACTGGCCCGACGAGGAGTTCGAGCTCTACGGCCCGGCCTCGTCTTCGGGGACGTTCGACTGGTTCATCGACAACGTCATCCAAGACGCCGACGCGATGCGGGATGACTACGAACCCACCGAGGACGACAACCGCATCATCCAGGGTATCCAGGGCTCCGAGTATGCGATGGGCTTCTTCGGATTCGCCTACTACGAGGAGAACAAGAACAACGTCAAAGCGGTACAGATCAAGGAGAACGCGGACGGCCAGTGCACAGAACCCAGCCTCGAGAACGCCAAGAGCGGCGACTACCCGATGGCGCGGCCGCTGTTCATCTACGCGTCGCAGTCCTCGCTCGAGGAGAAAGAGCAGGTCTACGCGTTTACGGAGTACTACCTCGAACAGGCCGAGACGGACCTCGTCAGCCAGATCGGCTACGTCCCCAGCAGCCAACAACTGCGCGACGAGAACCTGAGCAAGCTCGAACAGTACAGCGGCAACTGA
- a CDS encoding phosphate signaling complex PhoU family protein, with translation MVETRKVQVTGGSTYTVSIPKEWATENGVSAGSEVEFYPEGDSLFLTPRSEEERTEGTLDISQLEGQELVRAVMTMYVSGFDVIALESGRITNDQRRTVRQATQGLVGLEVLEETRDRIVIRDLLDSSELSIHNAVTRMRLIALSMLEDAVSALAELDMDMAQDVIQRDDDVDRLYMVVSRIFRATLRTPKAAEELGLPREVCFDYHSSARQLERVADHATKIAHLTLNIEQPVQEDVLDALWELHEDATTVVDAGMDALFSDDSVEATEIANEARESVQDIDAHARTIDELLRDLDPVRAQMLGLIVDSLSRSADYGGNIAETALQKAAPTP, from the coding sequence ATGGTCGAAACGCGAAAGGTGCAGGTGACGGGCGGGTCGACGTACACAGTATCGATTCCGAAGGAGTGGGCGACCGAAAACGGCGTCAGCGCCGGAAGCGAAGTCGAGTTCTACCCCGAAGGCGACTCGCTGTTCTTGACGCCTCGCAGCGAGGAGGAGCGAACCGAGGGCACGCTCGACATCTCGCAGCTCGAAGGCCAGGAACTCGTACGCGCGGTGATGACGATGTACGTCAGCGGATTCGACGTTATCGCCCTCGAAAGCGGTCGTATCACGAACGACCAGCGTCGGACGGTCCGGCAGGCGACGCAGGGACTCGTCGGTCTCGAAGTGTTAGAGGAGACCCGCGACCGAATCGTCATCCGCGACCTGTTGGACTCCTCTGAGCTTTCGATTCACAACGCCGTCACTCGGATGCGACTCATCGCGCTGTCGATGCTCGAAGACGCGGTGAGTGCCCTCGCCGAACTCGACATGGACATGGCCCAGGACGTCATCCAGCGCGACGACGACGTCGACCGCCTCTACATGGTCGTCTCGCGCATCTTCCGCGCGACGCTCCGCACGCCGAAAGCCGCCGAGGAACTTGGCCTCCCGCGCGAGGTCTGCTTCGATTACCACTCCTCGGCCCGACAGCTCGAACGCGTCGCGGACCACGCGACGAAGATTGCACATCTCACGCTCAATATCGAACAACCGGTTCAGGAGGATGTCCTCGACGCGCTCTGGGAACTGCACGAGGACGCGACTACCGTCGTCGACGCGGGTATGGACGCGCTGTTCTCCGACGACAGCGTCGAGGCGACCGAAATCGCTAACGAGGCCCGCGAGTCCGTCCAGGATATCGACGCACACGCGCGCACCATCGACGAACTACTCCGCGACCTCGACCCCGTCCGCGCGCAGATGCTCGGCCTCATCGTCGACTCGCTGTCCCGGAGCGCCGACTACGGCGGCAACATCGCCGAGACGGCGCTGCAGAAGGCCGCGCCCACACCGTAA
- a CDS encoding 30S ribosomal protein S8e: MKDQGRSQRKRTGGRLRPSSNKKRYQLGREPAETTVGEPRFQIIDSRGSNTKTRALATNVAQVAQGGEVSEADIETVVDNPSNVNYARRNIITKGAVIETSAGRARVTSRPGQTGQVNAVLVDE; encoded by the coding sequence ATGAAAGACCAAGGACGCTCCCAGCGAAAGCGAACCGGCGGTCGCCTCCGACCGTCCAGCAACAAGAAGCGCTACCAACTCGGCCGCGAACCGGCGGAGACCACCGTCGGCGAACCTCGATTCCAGATCATCGACTCCCGCGGCAGTAACACCAAAACCCGTGCGCTGGCGACGAACGTCGCGCAGGTCGCACAGGGCGGAGAGGTCAGCGAGGCCGACATCGAGACCGTCGTCGACAACCCCTCGAACGTCAACTACGCCCGCCGGAACATCATCACGAAGGGCGCGGTCATCGAAACCTCCGCCGGCCGCGCCCGCGTGACCTCCCGTCCGGGCCAGACCGGACAGGTCAACGCCGTCCTCGTTGACGAGTAA
- a CDS encoding DUF2240 family protein codes for MSLRTATAVPFRQRGSERLGEGEFVVVLSLDRGWFSPDQAKRLVDVAVGRGLLDRDDESDDLVPTFDPDDVEIPREFVPDESILQEQSTFERVLDALVAAGVDKQHAVATANERQHRLGVTLETAAVLTAHNEGVDVADVADAVRADLTETE; via the coding sequence ATGAGTCTGCGGACCGCAACGGCTGTCCCGTTTCGCCAGCGCGGGAGCGAACGCCTCGGCGAGGGGGAGTTCGTCGTCGTGCTGTCGCTGGACCGCGGGTGGTTTTCGCCGGACCAGGCGAAACGGCTCGTCGACGTGGCGGTCGGCCGCGGCCTACTCGACCGCGACGACGAGAGCGACGACCTCGTCCCCACGTTCGACCCCGACGACGTCGAGATCCCGCGCGAGTTCGTTCCCGACGAGTCCATCCTCCAAGAACAGTCGACGTTCGAGCGCGTCCTCGACGCGCTGGTCGCCGCCGGCGTCGACAAACAACACGCGGTGGCGACGGCCAACGAGCGCCAGCACCGTCTCGGCGTGACGTTGGAGACCGCGGCGGTACTCACCGCTCACAACGAGGGTGTCGACGTCGCCGATGTCGCCGACGCCGTCCGAGCCGACCTGACCGAAACCGAGTAA
- a CDS encoding DNA double-strand break repair nuclease NurA codes for MTLDPVHVDGIAALARVLAENVDDGDHTDLARTVWEEWLDPLRYDGRAVVEPLGEQSLRAAAVDDVALAERPFETVHGLDSGTINPTTFENGLVLDMAHAAMASVPSDLDLHRSRSIVLTTHTNDRYAKLGTEWQTHDEAYSRLRVLQAPNVNRYAEGVVHALSLYLAESEHALRHADDVSDLLILDGPIYPKELFNWRDRDAELRELAEEAKPRHIVENYVRLVERFVERDVPLVGFVKNPISKLVTRTLQTKGVDAPWADDTALFSRLLERRTPPDAAGETARRTDDLTFTSWFVSRGGSDRTLAADGDALGVERRLDPELYEVTFFVLYDPRHGVLYKVEAPYAFTRDADRRARLTRQILHDVAGARGPPPAVTKADELARISAHEKASLRRKLAEDVGTEYVRTYNGIRWGELF; via the coding sequence ATGACCCTCGACCCCGTCCACGTCGACGGCATCGCGGCGCTGGCCCGCGTGCTCGCCGAGAACGTCGACGACGGTGACCACACGGACCTCGCGCGGACGGTGTGGGAGGAGTGGTTGGACCCGCTTCGATACGACGGCCGAGCGGTCGTCGAACCGCTCGGCGAGCAGTCGCTCCGCGCCGCCGCCGTCGACGACGTAGCCCTCGCGGAGCGGCCGTTCGAGACGGTCCACGGTCTCGATTCGGGGACAATCAACCCGACCACGTTCGAGAACGGACTGGTTCTCGACATGGCGCACGCCGCGATGGCGAGCGTCCCCTCGGACCTCGATCTGCATCGCTCGCGCAGCATCGTCCTCACGACGCACACAAACGACCGCTACGCGAAACTCGGCACCGAGTGGCAGACCCACGACGAGGCGTACAGCCGCCTCCGCGTGCTCCAAGCGCCCAACGTGAACCGCTACGCCGAGGGCGTCGTCCACGCGCTGTCGCTGTACCTCGCCGAGAGCGAGCACGCACTCCGACACGCCGACGACGTCTCCGACCTCCTGATTCTCGACGGTCCCATCTACCCGAAAGAACTGTTCAACTGGCGGGACCGCGACGCCGAACTCCGCGAACTCGCCGAGGAGGCGAAACCACGGCATATCGTCGAGAACTACGTCCGTCTCGTCGAGCGATTCGTCGAACGCGACGTGCCGCTGGTCGGCTTCGTCAAGAACCCGATTTCGAAGCTCGTCACCCGGACGCTCCAGACGAAAGGCGTCGACGCGCCGTGGGCCGACGATACGGCGCTGTTCTCTCGGCTCTTAGAGCGTCGAACCCCGCCGGACGCCGCCGGGGAGACGGCGCGCCGAACCGACGACCTCACGTTCACCTCGTGGTTCGTCTCCCGCGGCGGGTCCGACCGAACCCTCGCCGCCGACGGCGACGCCCTCGGCGTCGAACGGCGACTCGACCCGGAACTGTACGAGGTGACGTTCTTCGTCCTCTACGACCCGCGACACGGCGTGCTCTACAAAGTCGAAGCACCGTACGCGTTCACCCGAGACGCCGACCGCCGCGCGAGACTCACGCGACAGATCCTCCACGACGTCGCCGGGGCCCGCGGACCGCCGCCCGCGGTCACGAAAGCCGACGAACTCGCCCGCATCAGCGCCCACGAGAAGGCGTCGCTCCGACGGAAGTTGGCCGAAGACGTCGGCACCGAGTACGTCCGCACTTACAACGGTATCCGCTGGGGAGAGCTGTTCTGA
- a CDS encoding DUF7113 family protein, whose product MLLVRGCGGGTALTGTVFERGEVAPSFKGAPDEDAPYVWVCDEFYEVESGGSPTQINGETIRVAFESPMPRGFDTRNQALAAAKEHIRTQFARVGVTEGDVEIAVEKTEPGPR is encoded by the coding sequence ATGCTTCTGGTTCGCGGCTGCGGCGGCGGGACGGCGCTCACTGGGACGGTTTTCGAGCGTGGTGAGGTTGCGCCGTCGTTCAAAGGCGCGCCCGACGAGGACGCGCCGTACGTCTGGGTCTGCGACGAGTTCTACGAGGTCGAAAGCGGCGGGTCGCCCACCCAAATCAACGGCGAGACGATTCGCGTCGCCTTCGAGTCGCCGATGCCCCGCGGATTCGACACGCGAAACCAGGCGTTGGCAGCGGCGAAAGAACACATCCGGACGCAGTTCGCGCGCGTCGGCGTCACCGAAGGCGACGTCGAGATAGCAGTCGAGAAAACCGAGCCCGGCCCTCGGTGA
- a CDS encoding ATP-binding protein produces MSNLGDFTDFDPDDDSGDSTTESRTDAGADVSDADTTGVDGTGGRGSPELDAAEQSFDRLDVEPTTADRGIGALSVSQGLCVAEDERDTALRAFVTTGNRDSVRLGKYLLVPYPDAETLFCRITGLEYAQEFQADDATEIHARRAMRRTEFPERDYKFVAALDPVAVLYDDGGELKRRMTDRVPKPGATVTEATDADEIKTGLKIPGDGVFLGHLSVGGEKVRTAADPPTIDYRVKDDYSEGDPLVFRHTLVAGGTGSGKTHASKNVLRQYLAEERTYEMGDGRTARPAVVQFDPQDEYAQMHDDNGELDSEFARRLEREGVAYGGHNDTLAFVPQVGDASYPGEGHRAERVRFTVPFSMVRRWPWLVAGAALNDNQYNALTLLLDRYFRQNPSGTYRGFQSFLDDPALREELNESGHVHEATFDAVKRKTRTKAANDVFDGDARPITELVHQLVRPGGLTVVPTYHVSNSRAAEMVVLAVSSLLIDEKLSNDPEYDRIDETPVILGMDEAHNFLADADSVQARNVIGKFTEAAKQGRKERLGLFLITQDPQDIAESVFKQINTKLVLNLGDEDAIKSVNIPPNLESKVPYMEKGQMVVYSPDNSEPVELIGLSNCLTRHGR; encoded by the coding sequence ATGTCTAACCTCGGTGACTTCACTGACTTCGACCCCGACGACGACAGCGGTGACTCGACCACCGAGTCGCGGACCGACGCCGGTGCGGACGTCTCCGACGCCGACACCACCGGCGTCGACGGCACCGGCGGCCGCGGGTCTCCCGAACTCGACGCCGCCGAACAGTCCTTCGACCGCCTCGACGTCGAACCGACGACCGCCGACCGCGGTATCGGCGCGCTCTCGGTGTCACAGGGGCTCTGCGTCGCCGAAGACGAGCGCGACACCGCCCTCCGCGCGTTCGTCACGACCGGCAACCGTGACTCCGTCCGCCTCGGCAAGTACCTGCTCGTCCCCTATCCGGACGCAGAGACGCTCTTTTGCCGTATCACGGGACTGGAGTACGCCCAGGAGTTCCAGGCCGACGACGCGACCGAGATCCACGCCCGCCGCGCGATGCGGCGGACCGAGTTCCCCGAGCGCGACTACAAGTTCGTCGCGGCGCTGGACCCCGTCGCGGTGCTGTACGACGACGGGGGCGAACTGAAGCGCCGGATGACCGACCGCGTGCCCAAACCGGGCGCGACGGTGACGGAGGCGACCGACGCCGACGAGATAAAGACGGGACTGAAGATTCCGGGTGACGGCGTCTTCCTCGGCCATCTCTCGGTCGGCGGCGAGAAGGTCCGTACCGCGGCGGACCCGCCGACCATCGACTACCGGGTGAAAGACGACTACAGCGAGGGCGACCCGCTCGTCTTCCGGCACACGCTCGTCGCCGGGGGAACCGGGTCCGGCAAGACCCACGCCTCGAAGAACGTGCTTCGGCAGTATCTCGCCGAAGAGCGCACCTACGAGATGGGTGACGGCCGGACGGCGCGCCCGGCGGTGGTCCAGTTCGACCCGCAGGACGAGTACGCGCAGATGCACGACGACAACGGCGAACTCGACTCGGAGTTCGCCCGCCGCCTCGAACGCGAGGGCGTCGCCTACGGCGGCCACAACGACACTCTCGCGTTCGTTCCGCAGGTCGGCGACGCCTCTTACCCCGGCGAGGGCCACCGCGCCGAACGCGTCCGCTTCACCGTCCCGTTCTCGATGGTGCGGCGCTGGCCGTGGCTCGTCGCGGGCGCGGCGCTCAATGACAACCAGTACAACGCGCTCACGCTCCTTCTGGACCGGTACTTCCGGCAGAACCCGTCCGGGACGTACCGCGGCTTCCAGTCGTTTCTCGACGACCCGGCGCTGCGCGAGGAACTGAACGAGTCGGGCCACGTCCACGAAGCGACGTTCGACGCGGTCAAGCGGAAGACGCGGACCAAGGCGGCCAACGACGTGTTCGACGGCGACGCCCGGCCCATCACCGAGTTGGTTCACCAGCTCGTCCGACCCGGCGGACTCACGGTGGTGCCGACGTACCACGTCTCCAACAGCCGCGCGGCGGAGATGGTCGTCCTCGCGGTGTCGAGTCTGCTCATCGACGAGAAGCTCTCGAACGACCCCGAGTACGACCGCATCGACGAGACGCCCGTGATTCTCGGCATGGACGAGGCGCACAACTTCCTCGCCGACGCCGACAGCGTCCAGGCCCGAAACGTCATCGGGAAGTTCACTGAGGCGGCCAAACAGGGCCGAAAGGAGCGTCTCGGGCTGTTCCTCATCACGCAGGACCCCCAGGACATCGCCGAGTCGGTGTTCAAGCAGATAAACACGAAACTCGTGTTGAATCTCGGCGACGAGGACGCCATCAAGTCGGTGAACATCCCGCCGAACCTCGAGAGCAAGGTGCCGTACATGGAGAAGGGCCAGATGGTCGTCTACTCGCCGGACAACTCCGAACCCGTCGAACTCATCGGCCTGTCGAACTGCCTGACGCGGCACGGGCGGTAG
- a CDS encoding universal stress protein codes for MPKHILIPVDGSPQSTAALSFVADEWPDAEVTILHVINPAEGGGNPSTGIPSGAEEWFESEKERSALLLADASSIVDHSVRTRTGVGRPTRTILDAVEDGEFDHVVMGSHGRSGVSRILLGSVTEAVVRESPVPVTVVR; via the coding sequence ATGCCAAAACATATCTTGATTCCGGTCGACGGGTCACCGCAGTCGACGGCGGCGCTCTCGTTCGTCGCCGACGAGTGGCCCGACGCGGAGGTGACGATACTGCACGTCATCAACCCCGCAGAGGGGGGCGGCAACCCGAGCACCGGGATACCCAGTGGCGCGGAGGAGTGGTTCGAGAGCGAGAAGGAGCGCTCGGCGTTGCTTCTCGCCGACGCGTCGTCGATCGTTGACCACTCGGTACGGACGCGGACGGGGGTCGGACGTCCGACCAGAACGATTCTCGACGCCGTCGAGGACGGGGAGTTCGACCACGTGGTGATGGGCAGTCACGGCCGAAGCGGCGTCTCGCGAATCCTCCTCGGGAGCGTCACCGAGGCCGTCGTCCGCGAGTCGCCGGTGCCCGTGACCGTCGTCAGGTGA
- a CDS encoding amphi-Trp domain-containing protein, giving the protein MADKTESKQEQTRSQFASYLRSLADQLESGDEVRLTVGNKDVTVHPPESFDTEVSVVERSAALRGNKETIELTAEWKVK; this is encoded by the coding sequence ATGGCCGACAAAACAGAGAGTAAACAGGAGCAGACCAGATCGCAGTTCGCGAGCTATCTGCGAAGTCTGGCCGACCAGTTGGAGTCGGGCGACGAAGTCCGACTGACCGTCGGAAACAAAGATGTGACCGTACACCCGCCGGAGTCGTTCGACACCGAAGTGTCGGTGGTCGAGCGGTCCGCGGCACTTCGAGGGAACAAAGAGACGATCGAGCTCACCGCCGAGTGGAAGGTGAAGTGA
- a CDS encoding KaiC domain-containing protein has protein sequence MSDDDWFERALRDEEGGGDGDDGGDARSEGDESADAKDGESAGRTPDSTDRAANEGNTGRPTASETSAGGDFGFGGVGDDEFEAGGGGGGNGEFGFGSGPGGGGDDDFGFGEFGDAGAGGEEFGFGGGGDDFGGDAEFDSSIERVRIGIDGLDEMILGGVPKRSLMVAIGSAGTGKTTFGLQFLDEALRNDGRAVFITLEQSREAVLATAEEKGWPFRQYVEEDRLAVVELDPIEMANSLASIRNDLPELVEEFGADRLVLDSVSLLEMMYDHPSKRRSEVFEFARSLKEVGVTTMLTSEAKEDSPYTSKHGIVEYLTDAVFVLQYVRPSNFRETRLAIEIQKIRDANHSRETKPYEITQNGISVYRQANIF, from the coding sequence ATGAGCGACGACGACTGGTTCGAACGGGCGCTCCGAGACGAGGAGGGCGGAGGCGATGGAGACGACGGAGGCGACGCACGCAGCGAAGGCGACGAGAGCGCCGACGCGAAAGACGGCGAGAGCGCCGGGAGAACACCCGACTCGACCGACCGCGCCGCGAACGAGGGGAACACCGGTCGGCCGACGGCATCCGAGACGTCCGCCGGTGGTGACTTCGGGTTCGGAGGCGTCGGAGACGACGAGTTCGAGGCCGGAGGCGGCGGCGGTGGAAACGGCGAGTTCGGCTTCGGAAGCGGTCCCGGCGGCGGCGGAGACGACGACTTCGGCTTCGGAGAGTTCGGCGACGCCGGGGCGGGCGGCGAGGAGTTCGGGTTCGGCGGCGGAGGCGACGACTTCGGCGGCGACGCGGAGTTCGACTCCAGTATCGAGCGCGTCAGAATCGGTATCGACGGCCTCGACGAGATGATTCTCGGCGGCGTCCCAAAACGGTCGCTCATGGTGGCCATCGGCAGCGCCGGCACCGGAAAGACGACGTTCGGCCTCCAGTTCCTCGACGAGGCGCTGCGGAACGACGGTCGGGCCGTGTTCATCACCCTCGAACAGAGCCGCGAGGCGGTGCTGGCGACCGCCGAGGAGAAAGGGTGGCCGTTCCGGCAGTACGTCGAGGAGGACCGCCTGGCCGTCGTCGAACTCGACCCCATCGAGATGGCCAACAGTCTGGCGAGCATCCGCAACGACCTCCCCGAACTCGTCGAGGAGTTCGGTGCCGACAGACTCGTCCTCGACTCGGTGTCGCTCCTGGAGATGATGTACGACCACCCCTCGAAACGCCGCAGCGAGGTGTTCGAGTTCGCCCGCTCGCTCAAGGAGGTCGGCGTGACGACGATGCTCACCTCCGAGGCGAAGGAGGACAGCCCCTACACCTCCAAACACGGTATCGTGGAGTATCTCACCGACGCGGTGTTCGTCCTCCAGTACGTCCGTCCGTCGAACTTCCGCGAGACGCGGCTCGCCATCGAGATTCAGAAGATACGCGACGCCAACCACTCTCGAGAGACGAAGCCGTACGAAATCACCCAAAACGGCATCAGTGTCTACCGGCAGGCGAACATCTTCTGA
- a CDS encoding NAD(+)/NADH kinase, whose protein sequence is MNVGIVAQKGNTRATALAEELREQLSAVDASVTLDEATGRSLGLDGRPVETLGDCDLIVSIGGDGTFLFAASGADGTPILGVNLGEVGFLNAVGPDDAVEAVLAEVAAVRDGDQRVRVVPRLVAVGDGWRSDPATNEIVVQGGRRGRGGGVDLEVRLDGSLYTSGHADGLLVSTPTGSTAYNLSERGPLVHPSVGGLVVNEMCPDEGMPPLLVAPDATVTVTVNAVGGWGASGGRLGNDDGTTDDAVVVSDGKHSYPVEPPTEVEIRRAETPLRIAGPSSDFFEALNKLD, encoded by the coding sequence ATGAACGTCGGCATCGTCGCTCAGAAGGGAAACACCAGAGCGACCGCGCTCGCCGAAGAACTTCGAGAGCAGCTCTCGGCCGTAGACGCCTCCGTGACGCTCGACGAAGCGACGGGCCGGTCGCTCGGTCTCGACGGTCGACCGGTCGAGACGCTCGGCGACTGCGACCTCATCGTCAGTATCGGCGGCGACGGGACGTTTCTCTTCGCGGCCAGCGGTGCCGACGGCACGCCGATTCTCGGCGTCAACCTCGGTGAGGTCGGCTTTCTGAACGCCGTCGGCCCCGACGACGCCGTCGAAGCGGTGCTCGCGGAAGTCGCCGCCGTCCGCGACGGCGACCAGCGCGTCCGCGTCGTCCCCCGGCTCGTCGCCGTCGGCGACGGATGGCGAAGCGACCCCGCGACGAACGAGATCGTCGTCCAGGGCGGTCGTCGAGGCCGCGGCGGCGGCGTCGACCTCGAAGTGAGACTCGACGGCTCGCTGTACACCAGCGGCCACGCCGACGGGCTCCTCGTGTCGACGCCGACGGGGAGCACGGCGTACAACCTGAGCGAGCGCGGGCCGCTCGTCCACCCGAGCGTCGGCGGCCTCGTCGTCAACGAGATGTGCCCCGACGAGGGGATGCCGCCGCTTCTCGTCGCCCCCGACGCCACGGTGACCGTGACGGTGAACGCCGTCGGCGGGTGGGGTGCGTCCGGCGGACGACTCGGAAACGACGACGGCACCACCGACGACGCCGTCGTCGTCAGCGACGGCAAGCACTCTTACCCCGTCGAACCGCCGACGGAGGTCGAGATTCGCCGGGCGGAGACGCCGCTGCGCATCGCCGGACCCTCCTCGGACTTCTTCGAGGCGCTCAACAAACTCGACTGA